The following coding sequences are from one Candidatus Omnitrophota bacterium window:
- a CDS encoding fumarate reductase/succinate dehydrogenase flavoprotein subunit yields the protein MALDSKIPSGPIQEKWEKHKFDLKLVNPANKRKYRIIVVGTGLAGASAAASLGELGYKVEAFCYQDSARRAHSIAAQGGINAAKNYQNDGDSVYRLFYDTVKGGDFRAREANVYRLAEVSGAIIDQCVAQGVPFAREYGGLLANRSFGGAQVSRTFYARGQTGQQLLLGAYSALMRQVAAGQVKMHARTEMLDLVVVDGYARGIVTRDLITGKIETHLADAVVLGTGGYSNVYFLSTNASNCNVTATWRAYRRGAYFANPCFTQIHPTCIPVHGDKQFKLTLMSESLRNDGRVWVPKQKGDKRPVGQIPEGERDYYLERKYPSFGNLVPRDVASRAAKQVCDEGRGVGSTGLAVYLDFADAIARDGEAVIREKYGNLFDMYENITGENPYKQPMRIFPAVHYTMGGLWVDYNLMSNLAGLFVIGEANFSDHGANRLGASALMQGLADGYFVLPYTLSAYLAGQEKVEIGADHPEVLKTAAEVRERNAKLLALKGKRTVLEIHRELGLLMWNDCGMARNEKGLNHAKARIPELRDEFWKNAIVPGSGEEFNQALEYAGRVADYLEFAELLVDDALHRKESCGGHFREESQTGEHEAKRDDDNFSYAAAWEFAGVGKPATLHKEELEFEYVKPSQRSYK from the coding sequence CAACAAGCGCAAGTACCGCATCATTGTGGTGGGCACAGGCCTGGCCGGGGCATCGGCTGCCGCGAGCCTGGGTGAACTGGGGTACAAGGTCGAGGCTTTCTGTTATCAGGATAGCGCGCGCCGTGCGCACAGCATTGCGGCCCAGGGCGGGATTAACGCGGCCAAGAATTATCAGAATGACGGGGACAGTGTTTACCGTCTTTTCTACGACACGGTCAAGGGCGGGGACTTCCGGGCTCGCGAGGCCAACGTGTACCGTTTGGCCGAGGTTAGCGGCGCCATCATTGATCAATGTGTGGCGCAGGGCGTGCCCTTTGCGCGCGAGTATGGCGGACTTTTGGCCAACCGCTCTTTTGGCGGCGCGCAGGTGAGCCGCACCTTTTACGCGCGCGGGCAGACCGGGCAGCAGCTTCTGTTGGGCGCGTACAGCGCGCTCATGCGGCAGGTTGCCGCGGGCCAGGTGAAAATGCATGCGCGCACAGAGATGCTGGACCTGGTTGTGGTGGATGGTTATGCCAGGGGCATTGTGACCCGCGACTTGATTACAGGAAAAATCGAGACGCATCTGGCCGATGCCGTGGTCCTGGGGACTGGTGGTTATTCCAATGTTTATTTCCTGTCCACCAATGCGTCCAACTGCAATGTAACGGCCACATGGCGCGCGTACCGCCGCGGCGCGTATTTTGCCAATCCGTGTTTTACTCAAATTCATCCCACCTGCATTCCGGTGCATGGGGACAAGCAGTTCAAACTTACGCTGATGAGCGAAAGCCTGCGCAATGACGGCCGTGTGTGGGTGCCCAAGCAAAAGGGCGATAAGCGCCCTGTAGGGCAGATTCCCGAGGGCGAGCGCGACTATTACCTGGAGCGCAAGTACCCGAGCTTCGGCAACTTGGTGCCGCGCGACGTGGCAAGCCGGGCGGCCAAGCAAGTGTGTGATGAGGGACGCGGGGTGGGCTCTACAGGTCTGGCCGTGTATCTGGATTTTGCCGATGCGATTGCCCGCGACGGCGAAGCGGTGATTCGCGAGAAATACGGCAATTTGTTCGATATGTACGAGAACATCACGGGCGAAAACCCATACAAGCAACCCATGCGTATTTTTCCGGCCGTGCATTACACCATGGGCGGGCTTTGGGTGGACTACAATTTGATGAGCAATCTGGCCGGTCTCTTTGTGATTGGGGAGGCGAATTTCTCGGATCACGGGGCCAATCGCCTGGGCGCCAGCGCGTTGATGCAGGGTTTGGCCGACGGCTACTTTGTGCTTCCCTATACATTGAGCGCTTACCTTGCCGGGCAGGAGAAAGTCGAGATTGGTGCCGATCATCCGGAAGTGCTCAAGACTGCGGCAGAGGTCCGGGAGCGGAATGCAAAGCTCCTGGCGCTGAAGGGCAAGCGCACGGTTCTGGAAATCCACCGGGAACTCGGCCTCCTGATGTGGAATGACTGCGGCATGGCGCGCAACGAAAAGGGGCTCAATCACGCCAAGGCGCGCATCCCTGAGTTAAGAGATGAGTTTTGGAAGAACGCGATTGTGCCGGGTTCGGGCGAGGAATTCAACCAGGCATTGGAATACGCCGGGCGCGTGGCCGATTATCTGGAGTTCGCGGAACTCTTGGTGGATGACGCCCTGCACCGCAAGGAGTCTTGCGGGGGACATTTCCGCGAGGAAAGCCAAACCGGGGAGCACGAGGCCAAACGCGATGATGATAATTTCAGTTATGCCGCGGCTTGGGAATTTGCGGGCGTGGGCAAGCCGGCCACCCTGCACAAAGAAGAATTGGAATTTGAGTACGTGAAGCCTTCGCAAAGGAGTTACAAGTGA